In Vigna radiata var. radiata cultivar VC1973A unplaced genomic scaffold, Vradiata_ver6 scaffold_147, whole genome shotgun sequence, one DNA window encodes the following:
- the LOC106778667 gene encoding uncharacterized protein LOC106778667 translates to MRGFCKSGITEKSGSKGXLSVNFSTITPKKPNSTLRKVAKVRLTFGFEIIAYIPGIGHNLQEHSVVLVRGGRVKDLPGMRYHIVRGTLDVVGVKDRQQGRSSAL, encoded by the exons ATGAGAGGTTTCTGCAAATCAGGCATTACAGA GAAg AGTGGCAGTAAGGGTGANTTATCTGTCAACTTTTCCACTATTACACCCAAAAAACCAAACTCTACCTTACGTAAAGTTGCCAAAGTACGCTTAACCTTTGGATTTGAAATTATTGCTTATATACCCGGTATTGGCCATAATTTACAAGAACATTCTGTAGTCCTAGTAAGAGGGGGGAGAGTTAAAGATTTACCCGGTATGAGATATCACATTGTTCGAGGAACCCTAGATGTTGTCGGAGTAAAGGATCGTCAACAAGGGCGTTCTAGTGCGTTGTAA
- the LOC106778659 gene encoding uncharacterized protein LOC106778659 isoform X2, translating into MKRKSNSTKTAQEHAKVRKVSPYFQNDSEKAVNVKVHKLESDIDSVALMDTCTFGHKIPFEMFEYKGKSTSQKEETTEHAQIQKVSHFFQSNIVKKVGTELCSAGEHKPLGSRYVSPYFHEDSSKKIVVSPYFHKDSGKKTDINTNLDNKPLGSRYVSPYFHEDSSKKIVVSPYFHKDSGKKINTNLDNKPLGSRYVSPYFHDDSGKKIVVSPYFQNDSGKKTVVSPYFQNDSRKKIVVSPYFQNDSGKKIVNSPYFQNDSGKKIVVSPYFHNDSEKKIDVKAEPLVQKNVTHAIRYVSPLDEGGKMESIALHAAENFVEENKSSEKSIEIKKNLSASEKWNEAYRRKTPDNTWKPPRSATVLIQEDHAHDPWRVLVICMLLNRTSGTQMQNLAQKFQERK; encoded by the coding sequence atgaAGAGAAAATCCAACAGCACAAAAACAGCCCAGGAGCATGCCAAGGTACGGAAGGTTTCTCCTTATTTTCAGAATGACAGTGAGAAGGCAGTTAATGTAAAAGTCCATAAGCTTGAAAGTGACATTGATTCTGTAGCTTTAATGGATACTTGTACTTTTGGACATAAAATTCCATTTGAAATGTTTGAATATAAAGGAAAGAGCACATCTCAAAAGGAAGAGACAACAGAGCATGCTCAAATTCAAAAGGTTTCTCATTTCTTTCAAAGCAACATTGTGAAAAAGGTTGGTACTGAATTATGTTCTGCTGGTGAACATAAGCCGCTGGGTAGTAGATATGTTTCCCCTTATTTTCATGAAGATAGTAGTAAAAAGATTGTTGTTTCCCCTTATTTTCATAAGGATAGTGGGAAGAAGACGGACATAAACACAAACCTTGATAATAAGCCGCTGGGTAGTAGATATGTTTCCCCTTATTTTCATGAAGATAGTAGTAAAAAGATTGTTGTTTCTCCTTATTTTCATAAGGATAGTGGGAAGAAGATAAATACAAACCTTGATAATAAGCCGCTGGGTAGTAGATATGTTTCCCCTTATTTTCATGATGATAGTGGGAAGAAGATTGTCGTTTCCCCTTATTTTCAGAATGATAGTGGGAAGAAGACTGTCGTTTCTCCTTATTTTCAGAATGATAGTAGGAAGAAGATTGTCGTTTCCCCTTATTTTCAGAATGATAGTGGGAAGAAGATTGTCAATTCTCCTTATTTTCAGAATGATAGTGGGAAGAAGATTGTCGTTTCCCCTTATTTTCATAATGATAGTGAGAAGAAGATTGACGTGAAGGCAGAGCCTTTAGTTCAGAAAAACGTTACCCATGCTATTAGATATGTTTCCCCTTTGGATGAGGGAGGCAAGATGGAATCTATTGCTTTACATGCTGCTGAAAATTTTGTGGAGGAAAATAAATCCAGTGAAAAAtctattgaaattaaaaaaaatctttctgCTTCTGAGAAATGGAATGAGGCATACAGAAGAAAAACTCCTGATAATACATGGAAGCCTCCACGGTCTGCGACGGTTCTCATTCAAGAGGATCATGCTCATGATCCTTGGAGGGTTCTAGTCATCTGCATGCTTCTCAACAGGACTTCTGGTACACAG